A genomic segment from Gilvibacter sp. SZ-19 encodes:
- the panB gene encoding 3-methyl-2-oxobutanoate hydroxymethyltransferase encodes MSTAKKEYKRITTKTLVDMKHNGEKISMLTAYDYTMARIVDGAGIDVILVGDSASNVMAGHETTLPITLDQMIYHASSVVRGINRSLVVVDLPFGTYQSDPKEALRSAIRIMKESGGHAVKLEGGREIKDSIKRILNAGIPVMGHLGLTPQSIYKFGTYTVRAKDKDEAEKLKEDALMLERIGCFAIVLEKVPASLAAEVAKSVQIPIIGIGAGPGCDGQVLVTHDMLGMTYEFNPRFLRRYLDLYSEMTNAFSKYIDDVKSGDFPNEDEQY; translated from the coding sequence ATGTCTACGGCCAAAAAAGAATACAAAAGAATAACCACCAAAACCTTGGTGGATATGAAGCACAACGGTGAGAAGATCTCCATGCTCACTGCTTATGATTATACCATGGCACGCATTGTTGACGGTGCCGGTATCGATGTAATTCTGGTGGGAGATTCAGCTTCCAATGTTATGGCCGGACACGAAACTACCCTACCCATTACTTTAGATCAGATGATCTATCACGCCTCTTCTGTGGTTCGTGGTATCAATAGAAGTTTAGTTGTGGTAGACCTGCCTTTTGGAACCTATCAGTCCGATCCTAAAGAAGCCCTGCGCTCTGCTATCCGCATCATGAAAGAAAGCGGCGGTCATGCTGTAAAATTAGAAGGTGGGCGAGAGATCAAAGACTCCATTAAACGTATTCTTAATGCCGGTATTCCCGTGATGGGTCACTTAGGGCTAACACCACAGTCCATCTACAAGTTCGGGACCTATACCGTGCGTGCAAAAGACAAGGATGAGGCCGAAAAACTCAAAGAAGATGCGTTGATGCTAGAACGCATTGGTTGCTTCGCCATAGTTTTAGAAAAGGTTCCTGCTTCGCTAGCAGCAGAAGTTGCCAAGAGTGTTCAGATACCTATCATTGGTATTGGTGCTGGCCCGGGCTGCGACGGACAAGTTTTGGTGACACATGATATGCTGGGGATGACCTATGAATTCAATCCGCGTTTCTTACGCCGTTATTTGGATCTGTATTCGGAGATGACCAATGCCTTTTCCAAATATATAGACGACGTCAAATCTGGTGACTTTCCGAACGAGGACGAGCAATACTAA
- the dnaK gene encoding molecular chaperone DnaK codes for MSKIIGIDLGTTNSCVAVMEGSEPTVIPNAEGKRTTPSVIAFVEGGEIKVGDPAKRQAVTNPTKTVASIKRFMGNKYSESQQEADRAAYKVVKGDNDTPRVDIDGRLYTPQELSAMVLQKMKKTAEDYLGTSVSEAVITVPAYFNDSQRQATKEAGEIAGLTVRRIINEPTAAALAYGLDKKTSDQKIVVFDFGGGTHDVSILELGDGVFEVLATDGDTHLGGDDVDTKIINWLADEFKADESMDLREDPMALQRLKEAAEKAKIELSSSSQTEINLPYITATSSGPKHLVRTLSRAKFEQLIDDLVKRTIEPCQTALKNAGLSTSDIDEVILVGGSTRIPAVQEAVKKFFGKEPSKGVNPDEVVAVGAAIQGGVLTGDVKDVLLLDVTPLSLGIETMGGVMTKLIEANTTIPTKKSQVFSTAADNQPSVEIHVLQGERPMAADNKTIGRFHLDGIPPAPRGMPQIEVTFDIDANGIIKVTAADKATGKSQDIRIEASSGLTEEEIEKMKAEAEANAEADKAAKEKADKINEADAMIFQTEKQLEEFGDKISDDKKAPIQAALEDLKKAFETKEVETIQPALDKLNEAWKVASEEMYKAQAEAQQQGAPTGDANAAGEDQGSDVEDVDFEEVK; via the coding sequence ATGAGTAAAATAATTGGAATCGACTTAGGAACCACCAACTCGTGTGTCGCCGTAATGGAAGGAAGCGAGCCTACGGTGATTCCGAATGCCGAAGGAAAAAGAACAACACCATCCGTAATTGCTTTTGTAGAAGGCGGAGAGATCAAGGTAGGTGACCCTGCAAAACGTCAGGCGGTAACCAACCCCACCAAGACCGTAGCTTCTATCAAAAGATTTATGGGTAACAAATACAGCGAGTCTCAGCAAGAGGCAGATCGCGCTGCATATAAAGTTGTAAAAGGAGACAACGATACGCCACGTGTGGATATCGATGGTCGTCTTTACACGCCACAAGAATTATCTGCAATGGTACTTCAGAAAATGAAGAAAACTGCAGAAGATTATTTAGGTACTTCTGTTTCTGAAGCAGTAATCACCGTACCGGCTTACTTTAACGACTCTCAGCGTCAAGCGACAAAAGAGGCTGGAGAGATCGCAGGACTTACCGTTCGCAGAATTATCAACGAGCCAACAGCAGCAGCCTTGGCTTACGGATTAGACAAGAAGACATCTGACCAAAAGATCGTTGTATTCGACTTTGGAGGTGGAACCCATGACGTTTCTATCTTGGAGCTTGGAGACGGAGTATTCGAAGTATTGGCAACAGACGGTGACACTCACCTTGGAGGTGACGATGTGGACACCAAGATCATCAACTGGTTGGCCGATGAGTTCAAAGCAGACGAAAGCATGGATCTAAGAGAAGATCCTATGGCTTTGCAACGTCTTAAAGAAGCTGCAGAGAAAGCGAAGATCGAATTGTCTTCTTCTTCTCAGACCGAGATCAACTTGCCATACATTACGGCTACATCTAGTGGGCCAAAACACTTAGTACGTACTTTGAGCCGTGCTAAATTTGAGCAACTGATCGACGATCTAGTAAAAAGAACTATTGAGCCTTGTCAAACCGCGCTTAAGAACGCAGGACTTTCTACTTCTGATATTGACGAAGTAATCCTTGTAGGTGGATCTACTCGTATCCCTGCAGTACAAGAGGCTGTAAAGAAATTCTTTGGCAAGGAACCGAGTAAAGGTGTTAACCCAGACGAAGTTGTTGCTGTTGGAGCTGCAATTCAAGGTGGGGTGCTTACCGGAGACGTAAAAGACGTATTGCTTCTAGATGTTACACCACTTTCACTGGGTATTGAGACCATGGGTGGCGTAATGACCAAGCTTATCGAAGCCAACACGACCATCCCTACGAAAAAATCGCAGGTATTCTCTACGGCTGCAGACAATCAGCCAAGTGTAGAGATCCACGTATTGCAAGGGGAGCGTCCAATGGCGGCAGACAATAAAACCATTGGTAGATTCCACTTAGACGGAATTCCACCAGCACCGCGCGGAATGCCTCAAATAGAGGTGACCTTTGATATCGATGCTAATGGTATCATTAAAGTGACCGCTGCAGATAAGGCTACTGGAAAATCTCAAGACATCCGAATCGAAGCATCTTCTGGACTTACAGAAGAGGAGATCGAGAAAATGAAAGCAGAGGCAGAAGCTAATGCTGAGGCGGATAAGGCTGCAAAAGAAAAGGCAGACAAGATCAACGAAGCTGACGCGATGATCTTCCAAACCGAAAAGCAATTGGAAGAGTTTGGCGATAAGATCAGCGATGATAAGAAAGCGCCTATCCAAGCTGCTCTAGAAGACCTGAAAAAGGCTTTCGAGACCAAGGAGGTAGAAACTATCCAACCTGCTCTAGACAAGCTGAACGAGGCTTGGAAGGTAGCAAGCGAGGAGATGTATAAGGCCCAAGCCGAAGCTCAGCAACAAGGTGCGCCGACAGGTGATGCCAATGCTGCGGGAGAGGATCAGGGTTCTGATGTAGAAGACGTAGACTTCGAAGAAGTCAAGTAG
- a CDS encoding L-serine ammonia-lyase, whose product MESISVFDMLKIGVGPSSSHTLGPWRAANRWIKIAKKRGHFKQIDQVTVNLYGSLSLTGKGHATDIAVLLGLCGFDPVSFPTDKIDAEITLIRENKTLALNGERPLQFDMDKQIVFNREFLPFHPNGIEFIGLLNNGKLFKKTFYSIGGGFVVEESRKRAAAKKEAFSHFPYPIQRADELLQYCQSLGKKVSEVVYQNELSLRSPEQIDADFKAVWDVMLESMYIGCHTEGVLPGGLNVRRRAYDSHKKLIRNTNYSNPQEWIAAIRDGEVKFREILKWVSCFALAVNEVNASLGRVVTAPTNGSAGVIPAVLMYYMVIENHDANFDDVKQFLLVAGEIGSLFKKGATISAAMGGCQAEIGVSSAMAAGALTEIMGGSPEQVLMASEIAMEHHLGLTCDPIAGLVQIPCIERNAMGAIKAINASEMALDSDPKNAKVPLDKVINTMWQTANDMNTKYKETSEGGLAVNVALSDC is encoded by the coding sequence GTGGAAAGCATCAGTGTTTTCGATATGCTCAAAATAGGCGTTGGTCCTTCGAGCTCGCATACCTTAGGCCCTTGGAGGGCCGCTAACCGATGGATCAAGATCGCTAAGAAACGCGGTCATTTCAAACAGATCGATCAGGTAACCGTTAATCTTTATGGCTCTTTGTCTTTGACCGGAAAAGGTCATGCTACAGACATTGCTGTGCTTTTAGGGCTCTGCGGATTTGACCCGGTGAGTTTCCCTACGGATAAGATCGATGCCGAGATAACACTGATAAGAGAAAACAAGACCCTGGCCCTGAACGGAGAGCGTCCATTGCAATTCGATATGGATAAACAGATCGTTTTCAATAGAGAGTTCTTACCCTTTCACCCCAACGGGATCGAATTTATAGGACTGCTCAATAACGGCAAGCTCTTTAAAAAGACCTTTTACAGTATTGGAGGTGGATTTGTAGTAGAAGAATCTCGCAAACGCGCTGCTGCCAAAAAAGAAGCTTTTAGTCATTTTCCCTATCCGATTCAGCGGGCAGATGAACTTCTTCAATATTGTCAGTCATTGGGCAAGAAAGTATCAGAAGTAGTCTACCAGAATGAACTCTCACTCCGCAGTCCGGAGCAAATAGATGCAGATTTCAAGGCAGTTTGGGACGTGATGTTGGAGTCCATGTATATAGGCTGCCATACAGAAGGCGTGCTACCTGGTGGACTGAATGTACGCAGACGAGCCTATGATTCTCATAAAAAACTCATCAGAAACACCAACTACAGCAATCCACAAGAATGGATCGCTGCCATCCGCGACGGAGAGGTGAAATTCCGCGAGATCTTAAAATGGGTAAGCTGTTTTGCCTTGGCGGTTAATGAGGTGAATGCTTCCTTAGGCCGAGTGGTAACGGCTCCTACCAATGGAAGCGCAGGAGTTATACCGGCTGTGCTGATGTATTATATGGTAATTGAGAACCACGACGCGAATTTTGACGATGTAAAACAGTTCTTATTAGTGGCCGGAGAAATTGGTAGTCTTTTTAAGAAAGGTGCGACCATATCTGCTGCCATGGGCGGCTGTCAAGCAGAGATCGGGGTGTCTTCTGCCATGGCTGCGGGAGCCCTTACCGAGATTATGGGAGGAAGTCCGGAACAAGTTTTAATGGCCTCAGAAATTGCTATGGAACATCATTTGGGACTTACTTGTGATCCTATAGCTGGCTTAGTTCAAATACCGTGTATAGAACGCAATGCCATGGGAGCGATTAAAGCCATTAATGCAAGTGAGATGGCTTTGGACAGCGATCCAAAGAACGCCAAGGTGCCTTTAGATAAGGTGATCAATACTATGTGGCAGACCGCAAACGACATGAATACCAAATACAAGGAGACCAGTGAAGGTGGTCTAGCGGTCAATGTAGCTCTATCAGACTGCTAG
- a CDS encoding FMN-binding negative transcriptional regulator gives MYIPELFKETDQQKITEFLKQNAFGLLITQHQGKPLATHLPLEYLEKDGKAYLQGHLAKANPQWKTFDEQEQVLAVFNGPHSYVSASWYSIEEVSTWNYVAVHIYGKLRTMAHEELMPMLEALMDKYESDVQRPVDMSKLSKKTLNQVYGIVGFEIEITELQAKYKMSQNRSEKDYDNIVENLEDGRGTQAAETAKLMREFKPDLSGNK, from the coding sequence ATGTATATTCCAGAACTCTTTAAAGAGACCGACCAGCAGAAGATCACGGAGTTTTTAAAGCAAAATGCTTTCGGGCTACTCATTACCCAACACCAGGGTAAACCCCTAGCCACACATTTGCCTTTAGAGTATCTAGAAAAAGACGGAAAGGCGTATTTACAGGGGCATTTGGCCAAGGCGAATCCGCAGTGGAAGACGTTTGATGAGCAAGAGCAGGTCTTGGCCGTATTCAATGGGCCGCACTCCTATGTCTCTGCCAGCTGGTACAGCATAGAAGAAGTTTCTACCTGGAATTATGTTGCTGTTCATATTTACGGAAAATTGAGAACCATGGCCCACGAAGAACTGATGCCCATGCTCGAAGCCTTAATGGACAAGTACGAAAGCGATGTGCAGCGGCCGGTTGACATGAGCAAACTTTCTAAGAAGACCTTAAATCAGGTATACGGAATAGTTGGATTTGAAATTGAGATCACCGAGCTACAAGCCAAGTACAAAATGTCTCAAAATCGTTCTGAAAAAGACTATGACAACATCGTTGAGAACTTAGAGGACGGACGCGGTACGCAAGCGGCAGAAACGGCAAAGCTTATGCGTGAATTTAAGCCAGACCTTAGCGGTAACAAATAA
- a CDS encoding nuclear transport factor 2 family protein: MIQRITLLLLLSFSFSLQAQDFTQEDAKAVIDTFFEGFHKGDTTLMRSVLLKEVPTYTVYTTPNGEKRLVTGSVDRLLEGIAQRPAEQVWKEELLDYAVQIDGDLAQVWTPYRFYLNGNFSHCGANAFTLIQTNDGWRIQSLIDSRRKGSCEQ, encoded by the coding sequence ATGATACAACGAATTACCTTATTGCTGCTGCTGAGTTTTAGTTTTAGCCTGCAAGCTCAAGATTTTACCCAAGAGGATGCAAAAGCTGTAATCGATACTTTTTTCGAAGGCTTTCACAAGGGCGACACCACCTTGATGCGTTCCGTACTTTTAAAAGAGGTCCCTACCTATACGGTTTATACCACGCCCAATGGCGAAAAGCGTTTGGTTACTGGTTCTGTAGATAGACTCTTGGAGGGTATAGCACAACGGCCGGCAGAGCAGGTGTGGAAAGAAGAACTGTTGGATTACGCTGTTCAAATAGATGGAGATCTGGCTCAGGTTTGGACGCCGTACAGGTTTTATCTCAATGGTAATTTTAGTCACTGCGGAGCCAATGCCTTTACGCTAATACAAACCAACGACGGTTGGCGCATTCAGAGTCTTATTGATAGCAGACGCAAAGGAAGCTGTGAGCAGTAG
- a CDS encoding carboxypeptidase-like regulatory domain-containing protein gives MRAQLQTPKRNFRGLVLLLSILLLVPSAATIAQNAAAEYTEFRGKILDSKGKDPVVFATLLVSGTNISTVSNTEGNYLLKVPNEYLDAALEVTMLGFETYTAKLSEIPKDRHTIYLNIEVSQLSEISVTRFADANALVRAVFRKRGENTLPQTARMTAFYRETIKRRNRNVSLTEAVVNLYKQPSTNNIKDVVSLDKARKSTDYRRLDTVALKLQGGPFSTLYLDIMKYPEYIFTEDTYDLYDFSLERSTAVNDRPVYVVNFKQKDFVLDPLYYGQLYIDTETLALTSADYQLLLNDKKAASALFVRRKPGDIEVTPLKAAYRVDYREKDGRWFYGYGSVDLSFKINKKRKLFNSIYTLNSEMAVTDWELISNDQVARPKDRLRPSVVITDAITGFSDPDFWGPRNVIEPEKSIETAINKIQRQMRRENK, from the coding sequence ATGCGAGCCCAACTACAAACTCCGAAGCGCAATTTCCGCGGTCTGGTGCTGCTGCTGTCGATCTTACTCTTAGTACCATCCGCAGCGACTATAGCCCAGAATGCTGCAGCGGAGTATACCGAATTTCGCGGAAAGATATTAGACAGTAAAGGGAAGGATCCTGTAGTCTTTGCCACTTTATTGGTTAGCGGTACAAATATCAGTACCGTAAGTAACACAGAAGGTAACTACCTTTTAAAAGTGCCCAATGAGTATCTAGATGCAGCCCTAGAGGTTACCATGCTTGGTTTTGAGACCTATACAGCCAAGCTCAGTGAGATACCTAAGGACAGGCACACCATTTATCTGAATATTGAGGTTTCTCAACTCAGCGAGATCAGTGTAACTCGCTTTGCAGATGCCAATGCACTGGTCCGTGCTGTATTTAGAAAGCGAGGAGAGAATACGCTCCCACAGACAGCTAGAATGACTGCTTTTTACCGGGAGACCATTAAGAGGCGAAACCGCAATGTATCACTCACAGAGGCGGTAGTGAACCTTTACAAACAACCGAGTACGAATAATATCAAGGATGTTGTTTCCTTAGACAAAGCTCGTAAAAGTACAGACTACCGCAGGTTGGACACCGTTGCTCTTAAACTTCAAGGCGGTCCTTTTTCTACCTTGTATTTGGATATTATGAAGTATCCGGAGTATATCTTTACCGAAGATACCTATGACCTCTACGACTTTTCGTTGGAGCGGTCCACCGCAGTAAACGACAGACCGGTCTATGTGGTCAATTTTAAACAGAAGGATTTTGTGTTAGATCCGCTTTATTATGGGCAATTATACATAGATACCGAGACGCTTGCTTTGACCAGTGCCGACTACCAATTACTGCTCAACGATAAAAAGGCAGCCAGTGCTCTTTTTGTGAGACGAAAGCCCGGAGATATTGAGGTAACTCCTTTAAAGGCGGCATATCGTGTAGATTACAGAGAAAAGGATGGTCGCTGGTTCTATGGTTATGGCAGTGTGGATCTGAGCTTTAAGATCAATAAAAAACGCAAACTTTTTAATTCCATTTACACTTTGAACAGTGAGATGGCTGTGACAGACTGGGAGCTTATCTCGAACGATCAGGTTGCTAGACCCAAAGATAGATTACGCCCCTCCGTAGTGATCACCGATGCGATCACTGGGTTCTCCGATCCGGATTTCTGGGGGCCAAGAAATGTTATTGAACCCGAAAAATCTATAGAGACCGCAATCAATAAGATTCAACGGCAAATGCGCCGAGAAAATAAATAG
- a CDS encoding sensor histidine kinase, with amino-acid sequence MQTESELILLIVYIASVLLIIVVVAIRFFSVFIHRKNKLILAQLEAEKKFESELANSRLEIQEQTFKNIAWELHDNVGQLLSVANIQLNMLEPKLDEADRPQLKETKGIVGESLKEIRNLSRSLNKDAILNDGLINSIKREIDRFNRMNFLNAQLSVSGEECCINAKDEIIIYRILQEFFSNVIKHAKADNLFVNLNFEPHRLLVKASDDGIGFSQTDIRGSNGLLNMKSRAALINAQLDLDSEQGRGVTLTLEYPYKDNDRQN; translated from the coding sequence ATGCAAACCGAATCAGAATTAATACTGTTAATAGTCTATATCGCTTCTGTTCTATTAATAATAGTGGTTGTAGCGATCCGTTTTTTTTCCGTATTCATTCACAGAAAGAATAAACTCATATTAGCACAACTGGAAGCAGAGAAGAAATTTGAAAGTGAGCTTGCGAATTCCCGCCTAGAAATACAAGAGCAAACCTTTAAGAACATCGCCTGGGAACTTCACGATAATGTGGGCCAACTCTTATCAGTCGCCAATATACAGCTCAATATGCTCGAACCTAAATTGGACGAAGCAGACAGGCCACAACTCAAAGAGACCAAAGGCATCGTAGGGGAGAGTCTCAAGGAAATCCGCAACCTTTCCCGCTCGTTAAACAAAGATGCGATTCTAAATGACGGACTTATCAATTCCATCAAGCGAGAGATAGACCGGTTCAATCGTATGAACTTTTTGAATGCCCAGCTGAGCGTTTCAGGCGAGGAGTGCTGCATAAACGCCAAGGACGAGATTATCATCTATCGTATTCTGCAAGAGTTCTTTAGCAATGTGATCAAGCATGCCAAGGCCGATAATTTATTTGTAAATTTAAACTTTGAGCCCCACAGATTGCTAGTAAAGGCAAGTGATGACGGTATAGGATTCAGCCAAACAGACATTCGCGGCAGCAACGGACTTTTAAATATGAAAAGTCGCGCCGCCTTGATCAATGCCCAGTTGGATTTGGATTCCGAGCAAGGCCGAGGAGTTACCCTAACCCTAGAATACCCTTATAAAGACAATGACCGCCAAAACTAA
- a CDS encoding NAD(P)-dependent oxidoreductase: MFVVLNLSTMNITFIGLGIMGQAMASNLLKNKTPLIVYNRSLEKTEPLKALGAKVATNIAEAVSDADLVISMLADPIAVRELFFASDGVLSHMKAEATWIDCSTVDPNFSREAAVMAQEQNILFIDAPVAGSKPQAEAAVLSFFVGASHQTIAPFENILLQMGQKIIPFEKVGQGSAFKMVVNMLLGQAMVVFSEAIQLGLKLGIDPDFLLNTLPKLPVTAPFTAFKTDNIRSNEYPAEFPLELMLKDLRLATASYTNAGKRLPMAEAAKAQFEAADQAGLGRADFSAVHQYLAALSTK; this comes from the coding sequence ATATTTGTCGTATTAAACTTATCGACTATGAATATCACATTTATTGGCCTCGGTATCATGGGGCAAGCAATGGCATCCAACCTATTAAAGAACAAGACCCCGCTAATTGTATACAATCGCTCATTAGAAAAGACAGAACCCTTAAAGGCCTTAGGGGCTAAAGTAGCCACAAATATTGCCGAGGCGGTCAGCGATGCGGACCTTGTTATTAGCATGCTTGCAGATCCCATTGCTGTGAGGGAGCTTTTTTTTGCTTCGGACGGAGTGTTGTCTCACATGAAAGCTGAAGCAACTTGGATAGATTGTTCTACTGTAGATCCTAATTTCAGTAGGGAAGCAGCCGTAATGGCTCAAGAGCAGAACATCTTATTTATTGATGCCCCCGTTGCCGGATCTAAACCTCAGGCAGAAGCTGCAGTATTGAGTTTTTTCGTTGGAGCTTCACACCAAACCATAGCTCCTTTTGAAAATATTCTGTTACAAATGGGGCAAAAAATAATCCCTTTCGAGAAAGTTGGCCAAGGCAGCGCATTTAAAATGGTGGTCAATATGCTCTTGGGACAAGCTATGGTAGTTTTTAGTGAGGCTATTCAATTAGGACTGAAATTGGGAATAGATCCCGACTTTCTGCTCAACACCTTGCCAAAACTACCAGTAACAGCACCTTTCACTGCTTTTAAGACAGATAACATCCGCAGTAATGAATATCCTGCTGAATTCCCACTCGAGTTAATGCTTAAAGATCTGCGTTTAGCAACGGCATCTTACACTAATGCAGGGAAGAGACTGCCCATGGCAGAGGCTGCCAAGGCACAGTTCGAAGCTGCGGATCAGGCTGGGTTGGGAAGAGCTGATTTTAGCGCTGTCCATCAATACCTTGCTGCCTTATCGACCAAATAG
- a CDS encoding Crp/Fnr family transcriptional regulator, which translates to MVETAGIIANIKRYVSLSSAEERAFLNILSTKELTKKEFLLQPGMVCRHQTYVVEGCLRSFFIAADGSEQTIQFAVKDWFISDFNSYLTQKPGHLYVEAISPTTILQLEREATEALCQEYPIFDRYFKMTAQKAFAFAQNRMLSNLRDSATDRYLAFHARYPEIEAAVPQYALASYLGMRPEFLSKIKKSL; encoded by the coding sequence ATGGTGGAAACTGCAGGAATAATTGCTAACATTAAACGATATGTTTCACTCTCGTCAGCAGAGGAACGCGCTTTTCTAAATATACTTTCAACTAAAGAATTGACTAAGAAAGAGTTTCTGTTGCAACCGGGAATGGTGTGCAGGCATCAGACCTATGTGGTAGAGGGTTGTTTGCGCTCCTTTTTTATTGCTGCGGATGGCAGTGAACAAACCATTCAATTCGCTGTTAAGGATTGGTTTATTTCAGATTTCAACAGTTATCTTACCCAAAAGCCCGGTCATTTGTATGTAGAAGCCATAAGTCCTACAACAATATTGCAATTGGAACGTGAGGCCACAGAAGCACTTTGCCAGGAGTATCCAATATTCGACCGCTATTTTAAAATGACTGCTCAAAAGGCCTTTGCCTTTGCTCAAAACAGAATGCTCTCCAACTTACGAGACTCTGCCACCGACAGGTATTTGGCGTTTCATGCGCGCTACCCAGAAATAGAGGCAGCTGTTCCTCAATATGCCTTGGCCTCTTATTTAGGGATGCGGCCTGAATTTTTAAGCAAGATCAAAAAATCGCTTTAA
- a CDS encoding response regulator transcription factor: protein MTAKTKHNIVIVDDHLLFAGSLAKLLESFGEFNVLFHAKNGADFQQQLKASNVQPDVVLLDINMPVMDGFETANWLSSYRKDIKVLALSMDDDEETILRMLRCGANGYLLKDIHPDKLREALLEVLHKGYYHSEKVAATLLQSLNPSKEKPEHHLKENERIFISLACTEMTYKEIAEKMNLSPKTIDGYRHELFTRLHIKNRVGLVIYALKHGLYQIQ from the coding sequence ATGACCGCCAAAACTAAACACAATATCGTAATCGTTGATGACCACCTGCTTTTTGCCGGTTCTCTTGCCAAACTACTAGAGTCTTTTGGCGAATTCAACGTCTTGTTCCACGCTAAGAACGGTGCGGACTTTCAGCAGCAATTAAAAGCATCAAATGTTCAGCCAGATGTAGTCTTACTCGACATAAACATGCCCGTAATGGACGGTTTTGAGACCGCCAATTGGCTCAGTTCATACCGTAAGGACATCAAAGTGCTTGCGCTCTCCATGGACGATGACGAAGAGACCATTTTACGTATGTTACGCTGCGGAGCCAACGGTTATCTGCTTAAGGATATTCACCCGGATAAACTTAGAGAAGCCTTGTTAGAGGTGCTCCACAAAGGCTATTATCATTCAGAAAAGGTCGCGGCCACACTCTTGCAATCGTTGAATCCGTCCAAAGAAAAGCCAGAGCACCATTTAAAAGAGAACGAGCGTATTTTTATAAGCCTAGCTTGTACCGAAATGACCTATAAGGAAATCGCCGAAAAAATGAACCTGAGTCCAAAAACCATCGACGGTTATCGACACGAACTCTTTACGCGTTTACACATTAAAAATAGGGTAGGTCTGGTTATTTACGCCCTTAAGCACGGGCTTTATCAGATTCAATAA
- a CDS encoding RluA family pseudouridine synthase, whose product MRSTPENIDIIYEDNHLLVVNKRAGDLVQGDQTGDEPLVEIAKAYIGNKYNKPGKVFLGVVHRLDRPTSGVVVFARTSKALSRLNAMFQKRETEKTYWAVVEHSPEAKQAQLTHFLVRNPKQNKSYAHPKEVANSKQASLSYKVLAQLKNYTALEIELHTGRHHQIRTQLAAIGCVIKGDLKYGAKRSNPDGSIHLHAYRLALIHPVKKTPLDFLAIPNTADPIWAALIESDKARA is encoded by the coding sequence ATGCGATCCACGCCGGAGAACATTGACATTATATACGAAGACAATCATCTGTTGGTGGTCAACAAACGCGCCGGCGATCTGGTTCAGGGCGATCAAACTGGCGATGAACCCCTTGTAGAGATAGCCAAAGCCTATATTGGCAATAAATACAACAAACCCGGAAAGGTGTTTTTGGGAGTTGTACATCGCTTGGACAGGCCCACAAGTGGCGTTGTGGTCTTTGCCAGAACTTCTAAAGCCCTGAGCAGGCTAAACGCAATGTTCCAAAAGCGAGAAACCGAAAAGACCTATTGGGCTGTAGTTGAGCATTCCCCTGAGGCAAAGCAGGCGCAACTGACTCATTTTTTGGTTCGCAATCCGAAGCAAAACAAATCCTATGCCCATCCCAAAGAAGTGGCAAACAGTAAACAAGCATCTTTGAGCTATAAAGTGCTGGCGCAGTTAAAGAATTATACGGCTTTAGAAATAGAACTTCACACCGGGAGGCATCACCAGATCCGAACACAATTGGCGGCAATTGGCTGTGTGATCAAAGGAGACTTGAAATATGGTGCTAAAAGATCCAATCCAGATGGAAGCATACATTTGCACGCTTACCGTTTGGCCTTGATCCACCCTGTTAAGAAAACACCGCTTGATTTCTTGGCTATACCCAATACTGCGGACCCAATTTGGGCTGCGCTTATTGAATCTGATAAAGCCCGTGCTTAA